From the genome of Neodiprion pinetum isolate iyNeoPine1 chromosome 3, iyNeoPine1.2, whole genome shotgun sequence, one region includes:
- the htt gene encoding huntingtin isoform X2, with protein sequence MATINGILKAVDTLKNLQLQDTSHDCAARKKEKIAYCTTVADGICSSAARLTPKFSQVLNVAIETLLMLCDDSESDVRMVADECLNRIIRGAMTDGNIVKVQIVLYCEIKKNGTARTLRTALWRFAQLGHMIRPLKGKAYVANLIPCIVAIAQRSEESVIETLANSLPLILKTLGNFTTDSNVKTLLNAFCQNIPSTQAVFRRTAANMILTTCLNSRNPQAFLLHVLQYMIDTLVPITDDEDRVTTVIGVFGCLRIIIPHIDETSNLSQPDVPLHSFIQVYELCLHFARWHSDHNVVNAALETLAQLLQFPLKELVPILVSCQGITRSRIAMNENTARLSLGPMSGSNVTISGRNLDSTLNLFDPDIPEIKPTVEKWIVDSENVLPVIQRPHIKQADTNQVIGKKEKSLENYSSLIIGSLDSEGIEEESDTGSDIGKAERSPDLSLPSLQSKEDEYLDEVSSSVTSLHRTSSGVLYHECDIGMFTDADVPLKYCCRYLVSSFLLTGIPGQLIPDKIFRVSVKSLALTCIGHILRLYPNLLLSTIDKTPNSNAEQQYISDILLFANHMDPQIRGNVAMVIGYFLKAVFLQSGDKYRNMEIFLRSTVPDRMKDNILSLENLTALLLEGLKDESATTCRQTLLALNLCLTELIESANNKYALPILKALPLLVKNPYFLVKIKLVEVLSNLPYTTVEYITGGPHFQKNVISVMVELLGDQDQRVRHATATAIVQIVPLLYYQHPHENTVTRKASKLTERYLSDMISNPLENSSFQTGSNSSFNSLPKPFDSLCQQDGDEYDERIESVLSRIISLLTQKLVVGSSKYLNYGCCETLSLLSETFLTTIYPRAWDCLIPKPIVKKTYKRSNSRGDTINEAQPAGGPVAPTSNALISLTVSFLSSSPLSLDLSTHRHLMILAGNLASGMAVCNLKPNEPVNKSDSEPVKLWGLFKEKQIHQHFEQLLTHVVRILNTFVHVIDEVHLQHPNTKSALPPLPTAQALSPKRKLISDQKSKDKEEKTSSSKFGREQMGVFTNFPHYMKLYEILKAANTNYKSTLESEASKMYLSLLNATLQVLSQILEIATIHEAGRIAEEILHYLQTTVILSPTATVQCVQQLLKCLFGSNLSVRWIDPDYQKNFERINIFRDDSKGFYTQCFQTPARQMADMIKTIGNNCQSGNDPSSGWIGLIQRKGDRKMSSVFRSLSRYPDQKASVASFIRLFEPMVIKSLKQYTVTSCVSLQCRVLLLLSQLVQLRVNYCLLDQDQIFIGFVLKQFEFIEDGYIQETEELIPKIFNFLVQLSYEKYHSKVIIGIPKIIQLCDGLMASGQSPLTHCIPALVPLIEDIFLIRGSSSTVAEQKELETTRDVLVSMLLRLVEYHQVIQLLAACLTESRYSSDGNGEEKWTRWSRLTIDSILPVLASGKVRLESKEAHIALVKLFSAVSPTVFRPVDPLLKVLFIQTPMAQDSVLTMERWLGMVNVVLLALISYAKEEAMLARLSDLSLYNANFYSGSLYTSKEPMSDPLNVRSASAYDIAPEKVLARFLFKVIGLITSKVYDLVGLINYKNHDCYLGAANCVGSDNYLIQQFSFFLQLSIHMFESGSHCKVANAAMQMMQGRNVLQEDRLMLTELNFLMLQLASKCPILTCQWAYLMTLLSYSEMYFWEEILAKQSPNNAVRSTLSRYNPSAVNSDQTELTSNLCNINGEIVRKGSTILFCDYVCENINDAEPLTWLLVNHIEETISLAREPPVKELLAAAVHRNPAASGLLVQAIAARCLDLSKPSFVKRLLQCLEGTHQSQSGALILAMVPRLLTSKHLALCRLAAKIASRRAEVLLTLNTEDIKTQLPRDDFIEMMNILLSTRLAKKYGSLVSLLNKLGAQHYDLSPLELEQRRPFNPSSIKGIQLDRNWFYLQTKLRCCHNNRKYSLLESAELLGNMNYEDSLQIMSSNDFNSKIVKECFKLGIRYTVKKCQELGFSRNGEETDIVFEENDLYKAAKECLLQHVQNINELVPKQREIFHPVGRDMSTKEAKYAAKLSELMNDNVYWNTLLTIIPSVTVYIETLPVLVKYGLSEIDTKFEDVLAKFGLLCFEVIHWMIKECQNDKRKLNPEELESALRCAEAVLKNQNLHKAFGSNHYWVCTASATLTRIVEHFLASNQRLPVVNSCGLKPALENNETRPYAQACIEMAMLVAWLEKYQGEGTPDNIPLFLFNPIKSLIITVSREPLVNSFVLTPPLVWKHGWHVVGSGPTKCLVPLLSSESNLLHEVEVLEQFIYRLTLLGWTSRLQFEETWMALLSLLNITQNEGMSFDELAVSIQATSLAVQAITNLLTQTLLLPCPGNPVNSIFIHQSRDPQLSVHKINSQKLYLIQETLISKFEYVNESKSMHGLTLDHIFRRGNIERVSNRHQYSYSQFSLPYLWASCSLHEDKLSSSVLELKKYRNNVLESLSLDLNSCLHFLLELYSSWTMPRVNTPLRLLNEVTKSILAISELFTERFQYQWMLDTCLDLSRVHPIENEILHQYLVIAVCKATAVLTPLNGETLEKVKRLVETSLKSGFLPARVFALQGTLYLLQSAVFAGCEETMNIIHPLAIEYIQKHIDAQDSQGVLSQSEEHQGVMWALVFFLLEHAEDTPPDAEAPAVLELVLSLVNTQNISTSLHQTLLQGLERLVATRSVVGKVAEQIVKVAVDRLKQASPILALPALQLLLTCMYTGAAEKLNNPEIEEPLPDEEPEVLVQSIERTSAIFDRIKKGYPMEVEVLCAVLPGVLGDFFPPWEILTKVIGEFLSPQQPHPRLLSAVVFQVCERACNSAQLGLLQEWVVFSLPNFIQSLPIAMSTWCLSCFFISASTNPWLRAFQELESTNTRIKKFSAYRQLIFTRSSQTLIKRWHSLRLLKQRQRNQALHSVIF encoded by the exons ATGGCTACGATTAACGGAATACTCAAAGCGGTGGatacattgaaaaatttgcaacttcAAGATACTTCCCACGATTGTGCCGCCAG aaaaaaagaaaaaatcgcgtACTGCACTACTGTGGCAGACGGCATATGCTCTTCTGCCGCTAGACTCACtccaaaattttctcaagttctTAACGTCGCTATAGAGACGCTGCTAATGCTTTGTGATGACTCGGAATCAGATGTCAGAATGGTTGCCGACGAATGCTTGAACAGGATAATACGAGGG GCTATGACAGATGGCAACATAGTGAAGGTACAAATCGTGTTATAttgcgaaataaaaaagaacgGTACTGCCCGAACATTAAGAACTGCACTATGGAGGTTCGCGCAGCTGGGGCACATGATCCGGCCGCTGAAAGGAAAGGCTTACGTGGCAAATCTGATACCTTGCATTGTAGCTATTGCTCAGCGTTCCGAAGAATCTGTTATCGAGACACTAGCCAATTCTTTACcattgattttgaaaactctggggaattttacaacagatAGCAATGTGAag actCTACTCAATGCATTCTGTCAAAACATACCTTCAACACAGGCTGTATTCCGCAGAACAGCAGCTAATATGATTCTTACGACTTGCTTGAACTCTCGAAATCCTCAGGCTTTCTTATTGCACGTTTTACAGTATATGATAG ATACTCTTGTGCCAATAACTGATGACGAAGACCgtgttacaacggtaattggAGTATTTGGCTGTCTAAGGATAATAATACCTCATATTGATGAAACATCAAATTTGAGCCAACCTGACGTCCCCCTTCATAGCTTTATACAGGTGTATGAGCTATGTCTACACTTTGCCAGGTGGCATTCCGATCACAATGTCGTCAATGCAGCGTTGGAGACCTTGGCTCAATTACTACAATTCCCTTTAAAAGAATTGGTTCCGATCTTGGTTTCCTGTCAAGGGATTACACGGAGCAGGATAgcaatgaatgaaaatacagCCCGCCTTTCTTTGGGACCGATGAGTGGTTCCAATGTAACAATATCTGGAAGAAATTTGGATTCGACATTAAATCTTTTCGATCCAGATATTCCTGAAATTAAACCAACCGTAGAGAAATGGATTGTTGATTCGGAGAATGTATTACCAGTGATTCAACGACCCCATATCAAACAAGCCGACACCAATCAAGTCATagggaaaaaggaaaagtcTTTGGAGAATTACAGCAGCCTGATCATCGGATCTCTTGACA GTGAGGGAATCGAGGAAGAGAGCGACACTGGAAGTGATATTGGGAAGGCGGAGCGTTCGCCTGATCTTAGTTTGCCGAGTTTACAATCTAAAGAAGACGAGTACTTGGACGAGGTATCATCGTCCGTAACATCTTTGCATAGAACATCGTCCGGAGTTCTATATCACGAATGTGACATAGGAATGTTCACTGACGCGGACGTACCACTAAAATATTGTTGTCGATACTTGGTGTCGTCGTTTCTGCTGACTGGAATTCCTGGTCAATTGATACCTGACAAAATATTTCGAGTTAGCGTTAAATCACTTGCTCTAACTTGCATTGGTCATATTTTACGACTTTATCCAAACTTACTTTTATCAACAATTGATAAAACGCCGAATAGCAATGCAGAACAACAATACATCAGCGATATATTACTTTTTGCTAATCATATGGATCCTCAAATAAGAGGGAATGTTGCCATGGTAATTGGATATTTTCTGAAAGCTGTTTTCCTTCAATCTGGTGATAAATACAGAAATATGGAAATATTTCTAAGGTCGACCGTACCTGATAGAATGAAGGATAATATCTTGTCGTTAGAAAATCTTACAGCGCTACTATTAGAG GGATTGAAGGACGAATCGGCTACAACATGCAGACAAACACTTTTAGCATTAAATCTATGTTTGACTGAACTGATAGAGTCGGCAAATAATAAGTATGCTTTACCAATTCTCAAAGCTCTGCCACTACTTGTTAAAAATCCATATTTTCTTGTTAAAATCAAGCTAGTCGAGGTTCTTAGCAATTTGCCATACACAACCGTCGAGTACATAACAGGTGGTccgcattttcaaaaaaatgttatctCGGTAATGGTTGAGTTATTGGGGGACCAAGATCAAAGGGTACGTCACGCTACAGCTACTGCTATTGTTCA gatTGTTCCCTTGCTGTACTATCAACATCCGCACGAAAACACAGTGACAAGGAAGGCGTCTAAATTAACTGAAAGATATTTATCCGATATGATATCGAACCCATTAGAAAATTCATCTTTCCAAACAGGAAGCAACTCATCGTTCAACAGTCTGCCAAAACCTTTCGATTCGTTATGTCAACAGGATGGAGATGAATATGACGAAAGAATAGAATCCGTACTATCGAGAATAATTAGTTTGCTTACGCAAAAACTGGTCGTAGGTTCGTCAAAGTACTTGAACTACGGGTGTTGTGAGACGCTTAGTTTACTCAGTGAAACATTCTTAACGACGATTTATCCAAGAGCCTGGGATTGTTTAATTCCAAAACCAATTGTCAAAAAGACATACAAGAGGTCCAACAGCCGTGGAGATACAATAAACGAAGCACAGCCAGCTGGAGGTCCTGTTGCACCCACAAGTAATGCATTGATATCCTTAACTGTGTCTTTTTTATCTTCGTCCCCGTTGAGCCTAGACCTTTCAACTCACAGACATTTGATGATTTTGGCTGGGAACTTGGCGTCAGGAATGGCTGTGTGCAATTTAAAGCCAAATGAACCTGTGAACAAAAGTGATTCCGAACCAGTTAAATTGTGGGGCTTGTTCAAGGAGAAACAAATTCATCAGCATTTCGAACAGCTCTTGACGCATGTCGTCAGAATTCTCAATACTTTTGTACATGTCATTGATGAGGTACATTTGCAGCATCCGAATACTAAATCTGCTCTGCCACCTCTGCCAACTGCTCAAGCATTATCTCCTAAAAGGAAATTGATTTCCGATCAGAAATCTAAAGATAAAGAGGAAAAGACATCCAGCTCGAAGTTCGGTCGGGAACAAATGGGCGTTTTTACCAATTTTCCACATTATATGAAATTGTACGAGATTTTAAAGGCTGCTAATACAAATTATAAATCTACATTAGAATCCGAAGCAAGTAAAATGTATCTCTCACTGTTGAATGCGACGTTACAAGTGTTATCCCAAATCTTGGAAATAGCGACTATACATGAAGCTGGCAGGATAGCGGaagaaatattacattatttgcaAACAACGGTTATTTTGTCTCCAACAGCAACGGTCCAATGTGTACAGCAGCTGCTCAAATGTTTGTTTGGAAGTAACTTGAGCGTTCGATGGATAGATCCagattatcagaaaaatttcgagagaATAAACATCTTTAGAGATGATTCCAAGGGTTTTTATACACAATGCTTTCAAACACCAGCAAGGCAAATGGCAGATATGATTAAAACTATCGGCAATAATTGTCAAAGTGGGAATGATCCTAGTTCTGG CTGGATAGGTCTCATTCAAAGAAAAGGGGACCGTAAAATGAGCTCAGTATTCAGAAGTTTGTCACGGTATCCCGATCAGAAAGCATCGGTTGCCTCATTTATTCGACTTTTCGAACCAATGGTCATCAAATCATTGAAACAATACACAGTCACAAGTTGCGTATCATTACAATGCAgagtgttgttgttgttaagTCAATTGGTACAACTACGGGTGAATTACTGTTTGTTGGACCAGGATCAGATATTTATTGGCTTCGTTCTAAAGCAGTTTGAATTTATCGAGGACGGATACATTCAGGAAACTGAAGAATTAAtaccaaaaatatttaactttCTTGTTCAGCTGTCTTATGAGAAATATCACTCCAAGGTGATAATTGGCATCCCGAAGATAATTCAGTTATGCGATGGACTCATGGCCAGTGGACAGTCACCTCTAACTCACTGCATCCCGGCTCTTGTACCTTTAATTGAAGACATATTTCTTATCAGGGGTTCAAGTTCAACGGTGGCAGAACAAAAGGAATTGGAAACAACCAGAGATGTTTTAGTATCTATGTTGCTAAGATTAGTCGAGTATCATCAGGTAATCCAATTGCTAGCCGCCTGTTTAACGGAATCAAGATACAGCAGCGATGGTAACGGTGAAGAAAAGTGGACACGATGGTCTAGGCTGACCATAGATTCAATTCTACCCGTTCTAGCTTCTGGTAAAGTCAGACTCGAGTCCAAGGAGGCTCACATCGCACTAGTCAAGCTTTTCTCAGCTGTGTCGCCAACAGTATTCAGACCGGTCGATCCGTTGCTCAAAGTATTGTTCATTCAAACACCAATGGCACAAGATTCCGTTCTGACTATGGAACGCTGGCTGGGAATGGTAAACGTGGTTTTACTTGCTTTAATATCATATGCCAAAGAAGAAGCCATGCTTGCTCGACTCTCGGATTTGAGCTTGTACAATGCCAACTTTTATTCTGGTTCTCTGTACACCTCAAAGGAACCAATGTCCGATCCGTTGAATGTGAGAAGTGCGTCCGCATACGACATTGCGCCAGAGAAAGTATTAGCCAGGTTCCTATTTAAAGTTATTGGCTTGATTACATCCAAGGTGTACGATCTAGTTGGTCTTATCAATTACAAAAACCACGATTGCTATCTGGGTGCTGCTAATTGTGTAGGAAGCGACAACTATTTGatacaacaattttcattctttttacAATTGAGTATTCACATGTTCGAGTCTGGTAGCCACTGTAAAGTTGCTAATGCCGCAATGCAAATGATGCAAGGGCGAAACGTACTCCAGGAAGACAGGTTAATGTTAAccgaattgaattttctaatgCTCCAATTAGCGAGCAAATGTCCTATACTGACGTGCCAGTGGGCATATCTGATGACGCTTCTTAGTTACAGTGAAATGTACTTTTGGGAAGAGATTTTAGCCAAACAGTCACCAAATAATGCGGTACGTTCAACTCTCAGCAGGTACAACCCGAGTGCTGTGAACTCCGACCAAACAGAGCTAACGAGCAACCTGTGCAACATTAATGGAGAAATTGTAAGGAAAGGCAGCACCATACTATTCTGTGACTATGTATGTGAGAATATTAACGATGCCGAACCACTAACCTGGCTGTTGGTAAATCATATTGAGGAAACTATATCTCTCGCTAGAGAACCTCCAGTAAAAGAACTCCTGGCCGCGGCGGTTCATAGGAATCCGGCAGCGAGTGGTCTCCTTGTTCAGGCGATAGCTGCTAGGTGCTTAGATCTGTCAAAGCCTAGTTTTGTAAAAAGATTGCTTCAGTGCTTGGAAGGTACCCACCAGTCTCAAAGCGGAGCTCTAATTTTGGCAATGGTACCAAGACTACTCACTTCGAAACATTTAGCATTGTGTAGACTCGCGGCAAAAATTGCTAGTCGAAGGGCTGAAGTTTTGCTAACATTGAATACTGAGGACATTAAGACGCAGTTGCCTAGAGACGATTTCATAGAGATGATGAACATTTTGTTATCGACGAGATTGGCGAAGAAATATGGTAGCCTAGTTAGCTTGCTGAACAAACTCGGTGCTCAACACTACGATTTGTCACCGTTGGAATTAGAACAGCGTCGGCCTTTCAATCCGTCGAGCATCAAGGGTATCCAGCTTGATAGGAACTGGTTTTATCTTCAGACTAAACTTCGTTGTTGTcataataatagaaaatacagtttaCTAGAATCTGCTGAACTACTGGGTAATATGAACTATGAAGACTCTTTGCAAATTATGTCCTCTAATgattttaattcaaaaatcgtcAAGGAGTGCTTCAAGTTGGGCATTAGATATACAgttaaaaaatgtcaagagCTTGGATTCAGTAGAAACGGTGAAGAAACTGATATTGTGTTCGAAGAAAACGATCTCTACAAAGCGGCAAAGGAATGCTTACTGCAACATGTACAGAATATCAACGAACTCGTGCCTAAacaacgtgaaatttttcatcccgtAGGTCGAGACATGAGTACTAAGGAGGCTAAATACGCAGCCAAACTTTCGGAGCTAATGAACGACAATGTTTACTGGAATACTTTGCTTACAATTATTCCATCCGTTACTGTATACATTGAAACATTACCAGTGCTAGTGAAATATGGTCTGTCAGAGATCGATACGAAATTCGAGGATGTTTTGGCAAAGTTCGGACTGCTCTGTTTTGAAGTGATACACTGGATGATTAAGGAATGTCAAAATGACAAGAGAAAATTAAACCCAGAAGAATTGGAGTCGGCATTAAGGTGCGCTGAGGCAGTATTGAAGAATCAGAATCTGCATAAAGCATTTGGCAGTAATCATTACTGGGTTTGTACTGCGTCAGCGACTTTGACAAGGATTGTCGAACATTTTTTGGCTTCTAATCAGCGTCTTCCAGTCGTCAACAGTTGCGGACTAAAACCAGCActagaaaataatgaaacaagACCTTACGCACAAGCCTGTATAGAAATGGCAATGCTTGTTGCTTGGCTGGAAAAATATCAAGGCGAGGGTACTCCGGATAACATTCCATTATTCTTATTCAATCCAATTAAAAGTCTGATTATAACTGTGAGCAGAGAACCTTTAGTCAATTCTTTTGTTCTCACTCCTCCGCTAGTTTGGAAGCATGGCTGGCACGTAGTCGGCTCAGGTCCCACCAAATGTCTTGTGCCGTTGTTATCTTCTGAGTCAAATTTGTTGCACGAAGTCGAGGTACTTGAACAGTTTATTTATCGATTGACATTGTTAGGATGGACCTCCAGGCTTCAGTTTGAGGAAACGTGGATGGCGTTGTTGAGTTTATTAAATATCACTCAAAATGAGGGCATGTCGTTCGATGAATTAGCTGTTTCCATTCAAGCGACTAGCTTGGCTGTTCAAGCTATAACCAATCTGTTGACCCAGACATTGCTTTTGCCGTGTCCCGGGAATCCGGTAAACAGCATTTTCATTCACCAGTCAAGAGATCCACAGCTTTCTGTGCATAAAATTAACTCTCAGAAACTGTACTTGATACAAGAAACCCTGATATCAAAGTTTGAGTATGTTAATGAATCCAAAAGTATGCATGGGTTGACTCTAGATCACATTTTTCGCCGAGGGAACATTGAACGGGTTTCTAACAGGCATCAATACAGTTACAGTCAGTTTTCTCTACCTTATTTATGGGCGTCATGCTCTCTGCACGAAGACAAACTCAGCTCTAGTGTTTTGGAGTTAAAGAAATATCGTAACAACGTTTTGGAGTCTTTATCTTTGGACCTAAATTCTTGTCTCCACTTTTTGCTGGAGCTCTACTCGTCATGGACTATGCCACGCGTAAACACACCCCTGAGATTATTAAACGAAGTGACCAAATCAATACTAGCTATCTCAGAATTATTTACAGAGAGATTTCAGTATCAATGGATGCTTGATACTTGCTTGGATTTGTCCAGGGTTCATCCAATCGAGAATGAAATCTTACATCAGTATCTCGTTATTGCAGTGTGTAAAGCTACTGCTGTTCTCACCCCACTA aatGGTGAAACTcttgaaaaagtgaaacgTTTGGTAGAGACAAGTTTAAAATCTGGTTTCCTACCAGCCAGAGTCTTTGCCTTGCAAGGAACCCTTTATCTCTTGCAAAGTGCTGTATTTGCCGGCTGTGAAGAAACTATGAATATTATCCATCCATTAGCCATAGAGTATATTCAGAAGCACATAGATGCTCAAGATTCGCAAGG TGTTCTCAGCCAGAGTGAAGAGCATCAAGGAGTAATGTGGGCTCTAGTCTTTTTCCTGTTGGAGCATGCCGAAGATACGCCGCCAGACGCAGAAGCTCCGGCAGTGCTGGAACTGGTGCTTTCTCTGGTCAATactcaaaatatttcaacttcTCTTCACCAAACGTTGTTACAA GGTTTGGAGCGATTAGTTGCAACAAGGAGTGTAGTTGGTAAAGTTGCAGAACAAATCGTGAAAGTTGCAGTTGATAGACTGAAACAGGCGAGTCCGATTCTGGCATTACCTGCTTTGCAGTTACTGCTAACTTGTATGTATACTGGTGCAGCCGAGAAGTTGAACAATCCAGAGATTGAGGAACCTTTACCCGACGAGGAGCCTGAAGTATTGGTGCAGTCTATCGAAAGAACGTCTGCAATTTTTGATCGAATCAAAAAGGGATACCCTATGGAAGTCGAGGTGTTATGTGCAGTTCTACCAGGTGTTCTTGGCGATTTTTTCCCACCCTGGGAAATTCTCACCAAAGTAATTGGGGAATTTTTATCACCTCAACAACCTCATCCCAGATTATTATCTGCTGTTGTTTTCCAG GTATGTGAAAGAGCTTGCAACAGCGCACAACTGGGACTACTGCAGGAATGGGTAGTTTTCAGCTTACCAAACTTCATACAGAGTTTACCAATCGCAATGTCAACGTGGTGTTTGTCTTGTTTCTTTATTAGTGCATCGACAAATCCCTGGCTCAGAGCATT TCAAGAATTGGAAAGTACGAATacgaggataaaaaaattctctgcaTATCGGCAGCTGATTTTTACCAGAAG CTCTCAAACACTAATCAAAAGATGGCATTCGTTGAGACTTTTGAAACAGCGGCAAAGGAACCAGGCACTCCATTCAGTGATATTTTAG